One genomic segment of Burkholderiaceae bacterium includes these proteins:
- a CDS encoding ImmA/IrrE family metallo-endopeptidase has product MPDAIDLEIVRQMLPSTPYGTGAREIKAPMVLDVDSCEGMLVRNPKDAAEWGIFYNGKASPERRRFTIAHELGHFILHRGQQQSFNCDKESVYSGVDTIRVIEREADDFASNLLMPGDLLRDWISNQRIDLHVLSAIAKRFQVSFEALCIRFIKFTTQRAILVYWDNGYVKYEWRSSSAVKTRARIRRNADPQEPLPGTLAADASVDQEWDGTEMSAAIWCPEEAQHMKLREFKHSYGARDRILTLLLLESAEPRAWDRSWQDGESFDSYDQFVSNGQLPDQR; this is encoded by the coding sequence ATGCCCGACGCCATCGATCTGGAGATCGTCCGGCAGATGCTGCCGAGCACGCCCTACGGCACAGGCGCGCGGGAGATCAAGGCGCCGATGGTGCTCGACGTCGACAGTTGCGAAGGCATGCTGGTGCGCAACCCGAAGGATGCGGCCGAGTGGGGCATCTTCTACAACGGCAAGGCCAGCCCTGAACGTCGACGCTTCACCATCGCCCATGAGCTGGGCCACTTCATCCTCCATCGCGGCCAGCAGCAGAGCTTCAACTGCGACAAGGAAAGCGTCTACTCCGGCGTCGACACCATCCGCGTCATCGAACGCGAAGCCGACGACTTCGCCAGCAACTTGCTGATGCCCGGCGATCTGCTGCGTGACTGGATTTCGAACCAGCGCATCGACCTGCACGTCCTCAGCGCAATCGCCAAGCGGTTTCAGGTTTCGTTCGAGGCGCTGTGCATCCGCTTCATCAAGTTCACCACGCAGCGCGCGATCCTCGTCTATTGGGACAACGGCTACGTGAAGTACGAATGGCGTAGCAGCAGCGCCGTCAAGACGCGGGCGCGCATCCGGCGCAACGCCGATCCGCAGGAACCGCTGCCGGGCACGCTGGCCGCCGACGCCAGCGTCGATCAGGAATGGGATGGCACGGAGATGTCCGCCGCGATCTGGTGTCCGGAGGAAGCGCAGCACATGAAGCTGCGCGAGTTCAAGCACAGCTACGGCGCCCGTGATCGCATCCTCACGCTGCTACTGCTCGAAAGCGCAGAGCCGCGCGCATGGGATCGGTCATGGCAGGACGGTGAGAGTTTCGACAGCTACGATCAGTTCGTCTCGAACGGGCAGTTGCCGGATCAGCGATAG
- a CDS encoding DUF3489 domain-containing protein, giving the protein MSTIQLTPAQHAILAKAIHSSDGKIDWFPDNVKGGARKKVLESMFNRALITPDGEGWRIAAEGYDALGMPRPGVQQPTPQFDAELEQDVAAAEATWKQEAKATPRTRENSKQAEVIRMLKRPEGATIRQICDITGWQAHTVRGTFAGAFKKKLGLAIVSDKAEGGERVYRIA; this is encoded by the coding sequence ATGAGCACCATCCAACTGACCCCGGCCCAGCACGCCATCCTCGCCAAGGCCATCCACTCCAGCGACGGCAAGATCGATTGGTTCCCCGATAACGTCAAAGGCGGCGCGCGCAAGAAAGTGCTGGAGAGCATGTTCAACCGCGCCCTCATCACGCCTGACGGCGAGGGCTGGCGCATTGCCGCCGAGGGTTACGACGCGCTGGGCATGCCGCGCCCCGGCGTCCAGCAGCCGACGCCACAGTTCGACGCCGAACTGGAGCAGGACGTCGCTGCCGCCGAAGCCACGTGGAAGCAGGAGGCCAAGGCCACGCCGCGCACCCGCGAGAACAGCAAGCAGGCCGAGGTCATCCGGATGCTCAAGCGCCCCGAGGGCGCGACCATCCGCCAGATCTGCGATATCACCGGCTGGCAGGCGCACACGGTGCGCGGCACCTTCGCCGGGGCCTTCAAGAAAAAACTCGGACTCGCCATCGTCTCGGACAAGGCCGAGGGCGGCGAGCGCGTGTATCGGATTGCGTGA
- a CDS encoding elements of external origin: MGISIRAYARHRGVSDAAVRKAIAAGRITPESDGTLDPQRADAEWTRNTEAPRTGTRAHAVKAVVPPETATAAPVGDGQAALPTGGASLLQARTVNEVVKAQTNKVRLARLKGELVDRPQAIAHVFKLARSERDAWLNWPARISAQMAAKLGVDPHTMHIALEAAVREHLQELGEMRPRVD; encoded by the coding sequence ATGGGAATCTCGATTCGCGCCTACGCGCGTCACCGTGGCGTTTCGGACGCGGCTGTGCGCAAGGCCATCGCTGCCGGGCGCATCACGCCGGAGTCGGACGGAACCCTTGACCCGCAGCGCGCCGACGCCGAGTGGACGCGCAACACCGAAGCGCCGCGCACCGGCACGCGCGCCCATGCCGTCAAGGCCGTCGTGCCGCCGGAAACCGCCACCGCCGCGCCCGTGGGCGACGGTCAGGCTGCCTTGCCTACCGGCGGCGCGTCGCTGTTGCAAGCGCGCACAGTCAACGAGGTGGTCAAGGCGCAGACGAACAAGGTGCGGCTGGCCCGCCTGAAGGGCGAACTGGTGGATCGGCCGCAGGCCATCGCCCACGTCTTCAAGCTGGCGCGCTCCGAGCGCGACGCGTGGCTGAACTGGCCCGCGCGCATCTCGGCGCAGATGGCGGCCAAGCTCGGTGTCGATCCGCACACGATGCACATCGCCCTTGAGGCGGCGGTGCGTGAGCACCTGCAGGAGCTGGGCGAGATGCGCCCTCGGGTGGATTGA
- a CDS encoding phage terminase large subunit family protein: MDMDYEGAAEIERAWREGLTPDPLLTVSEWSDRHRMLSSKASAEPGRWRTSRTPYLKAIMDCLSPTSPLERVVFMKAAQLGATEMGSNWIGYVIHHAPGPMMAVWPTVEMAKRNSKQRIDPLIEESAALAELIAPARSRDSGNTILAKEFRGGVLVMTGANSAVGLRSMPVRYLFLDEVDGYPLDVEGEGDAISLAEARTRTFARRKIFIVSTPTISGASAIEREYEASDQRRYFVPCPHCSHRQWLRFEQLRWDKGAPETAAYICESCDESIAEHHKTWMLEHGEWRAMISDGPGKTAGFHLSSLYSPVGWRSWRDIAAAWESAVNKESGSAAAIKTFKNTELGETWVEEGEAPDWQRLVERREDYRIGTVPQGGLLLVGAADVQKDRTEASIWAFGRGKESWLVEHRVLMGDTARDAVWKRLAELIAENWTHASGAAMPLARFALDTGFATQEAYAFVRACRDSRVMAVKGVPRGAALIGTPTAIDVSQGGKKLRRGIKVFTVAVGIAKLEFYNNLRKNADVSEDGVTTVYPTGFVHLPKIDAEFIQQLCAEQLITRRDRNGFPVREWQKMRERNEALDCYVYARAAASSAGLDRFEERHWRELERQLGMERPPDEPPPIQTFDPDEATQRGGLAVSATPSRRRVIRSRWLR; encoded by the coding sequence ATGGACATGGACTACGAAGGCGCGGCCGAGATCGAGCGCGCATGGCGCGAAGGGCTGACGCCCGATCCTCTGCTCACGGTGTCCGAATGGTCGGATCGCCACCGGATGCTTTCCAGCAAGGCATCCGCCGAGCCGGGGCGCTGGCGTACCAGCCGCACGCCATACCTGAAGGCGATCATGGACTGCCTGTCGCCGACCTCGCCGCTCGAACGTGTGGTGTTCATGAAGGCCGCCCAGCTCGGCGCGACCGAGATGGGCTCGAACTGGATCGGCTACGTGATCCACCATGCGCCGGGGCCGATGATGGCGGTCTGGCCGACGGTGGAGATGGCCAAGCGCAACTCCAAGCAGCGGATCGACCCGCTCATCGAGGAGTCGGCGGCGCTGGCGGAACTGATCGCGCCGGCGCGTTCGCGCGACTCGGGCAACACGATCCTCGCCAAGGAGTTCCGGGGCGGCGTGCTCGTGATGACGGGCGCGAACAGCGCCGTCGGTCTGCGGTCGATGCCGGTGCGGTATCTGTTTCTCGACGAGGTCGACGGCTATCCGCTGGACGTCGAGGGCGAAGGCGACGCGATCTCGCTGGCCGAGGCGCGCACCCGCACCTTCGCGCGCCGCAAGATCTTCATCGTGTCGACGCCGACGATCTCCGGGGCGAGCGCCATCGAGCGCGAATACGAGGCCAGCGACCAGCGTCGCTACTTCGTGCCGTGCCCGCATTGCTCGCACCGGCAGTGGCTGCGCTTCGAGCAGTTGCGCTGGGACAAGGGCGCACCGGAGACGGCGGCCTACATCTGCGAATCGTGCGACGAGTCGATTGCCGAGCATCACAAGACCTGGATGCTGGAGCACGGCGAGTGGCGCGCGATGATCAGCGACGGGCCCGGCAAGACCGCGGGATTTCACCTGTCGTCGCTGTACAGCCCGGTGGGCTGGCGCAGTTGGCGTGACATCGCCGCCGCGTGGGAGAGCGCCGTCAACAAGGAATCGGGATCGGCGGCTGCTATCAAGACCTTCAAGAACACCGAACTGGGTGAGACCTGGGTCGAGGAAGGCGAAGCACCCGACTGGCAACGGCTGGTCGAGCGCCGCGAGGACTACCGCATCGGCACGGTTCCGCAGGGAGGACTGCTCCTGGTGGGCGCGGCCGACGTGCAGAAGGATCGCACCGAGGCGTCGATCTGGGCCTTTGGGCGCGGCAAGGAGTCCTGGCTGGTGGAACACCGCGTGCTGATGGGCGACACCGCCCGCGACGCGGTGTGGAAGCGCCTCGCCGAGTTGATTGCGGAGAACTGGACGCATGCCTCGGGCGCGGCGATGCCGTTGGCCCGGTTCGCGCTCGACACCGGCTTTGCGACGCAGGAGGCCTACGCTTTCGTGCGCGCCTGCCGCGATTCGCGCGTGATGGCGGTCAAGGGTGTGCCGCGCGGCGCGGCCCTGATCGGCACACCAACGGCCATCGATGTCTCGCAGGGCGGCAAGAAGCTGCGCCGGGGCATCAAGGTGTTCACGGTGGCGGTCGGCATCGCCAAGTTGGAGTTCTACAACAACCTGCGCAAGAACGCGGACGTCAGCGAGGACGGCGTGACCACGGTCTACCCGACCGGCTTCGTCCACCTGCCCAAGATCGATGCGGAGTTCATCCAGCAGCTCTGCGCCGAGCAACTGATCACCCGCCGCGACCGCAACGGCTTCCCGGTGCGCGAGTGGCAAAAGATGCGCGAGCGCAATGAGGCGCTCGACTGCTACGTGTACGCCCGCGCGGCCGCGTCAAGCGCGGGACTGGATCGCTTCGAGGAGCGCCACTGGCGGGAACTGGAGCGCCAACTCGGGATGGAGCGGCCACCGGATGAGCCGCCCCCGATTCAAACATTTGACCCAGACGAGGCCACCCAACGCGGTGGCCTCGCTGTTTCTGCAACCCCATCACGCCGGCGCGTCATCCGAAGCCGATGGCTTCGCTGA
- a CDS encoding phage portal protein, translated as MAWYSKLRSLFGQPPVHEAAGRGRRSLAWMPGNPGAVAAMLATNTELRGKSRDVVRRNAWAQAGIEAFVANAVGTGIKPQSLSPDDSFKAEVQALWRDWTAEADAAGQTDFYGLQALACRAMLEGGECLIRLRPRRPEDGLVVPLQLQLLEPEHLPINLNTDLPSGNVVRSGIEFDSLGRRVAYHLYRSHPEDGRLAPMSGQGGMDTVRIDAKEIIHLFRVLRPGQIRGEPWLSRALVKLNELDQYDDAELVRKKTAAMFAGFVTRQNPEDNLMGEGAADGDGIALAGLEPGTLQILEPGEDIKFSDPADVGGSYSEFLRTQFRAVAAAIGITYEQLTGDLTGVNYSSIRAGMLEFRRRCEMVQHGVLVHQMCRPVWAAWMKQAVLAGALEAPGFARGGPARRRQYLQVKWIPQGWQWVDPEKEFKAMLLAIRAGLMSRSEAISANGYDAEDVDREIAADNQRADDLGLILDSDPRYTSKDGGSAEPNRNAVAPDATGGDSIA; from the coding sequence ATGGCCTGGTATTCGAAACTCCGAAGCCTCTTCGGCCAGCCTCCCGTTCACGAAGCGGCGGGCCGTGGCCGTCGCTCGCTGGCGTGGATGCCCGGCAACCCCGGCGCGGTCGCGGCGATGCTGGCGACCAATACGGAACTGCGTGGCAAGAGCCGTGACGTCGTTCGCCGCAATGCATGGGCGCAGGCCGGGATCGAAGCCTTCGTTGCCAACGCCGTCGGCACCGGCATCAAGCCGCAGAGCCTGTCGCCCGACGACTCGTTCAAGGCCGAGGTGCAGGCGCTGTGGCGCGACTGGACGGCGGAAGCCGACGCGGCCGGGCAGACCGACTTCTATGGCCTGCAGGCGCTGGCCTGCCGCGCGATGCTCGAAGGCGGCGAATGCCTGATTCGGTTGCGGCCGCGCCGCCCGGAAGACGGGCTGGTCGTGCCGCTGCAGCTCCAGTTGCTGGAGCCCGAGCACCTGCCCATCAATCTGAACACCGATTTGCCCTCGGGCAACGTCGTGCGCTCCGGCATCGAGTTCGACAGCCTGGGGCGGCGCGTCGCCTACCACCTGTACCGCTCGCACCCCGAAGACGGGCGTCTGGCCCCGATGTCGGGCCAGGGCGGCATGGACACGGTGCGCATCGATGCGAAGGAAATCATCCACCTGTTCCGTGTTCTGCGTCCCGGCCAGATCCGGGGCGAACCGTGGCTGTCGCGGGCGCTGGTCAAGCTCAATGAGCTCGACCAGTACGACGACGCCGAGCTGGTGCGCAAGAAGACCGCCGCGATGTTCGCGGGCTTCGTCACGCGCCAGAACCCCGAGGACAACCTGATGGGCGAAGGGGCGGCCGATGGCGACGGCATCGCACTCGCCGGGCTGGAGCCCGGAACGCTGCAGATTCTGGAACCGGGTGAGGACATCAAGTTCTCCGATCCGGCGGACGTCGGCGGCTCGTATTCCGAGTTCCTGCGCACCCAGTTCCGCGCGGTCGCCGCCGCCATCGGCATCACCTACGAGCAACTCACCGGCGACTTGACCGGCGTGAACTACTCGTCCATCCGCGCCGGGATGCTGGAGTTCCGGCGTCGCTGCGAGATGGTGCAGCACGGCGTGCTGGTGCATCAGATGTGCCGCCCAGTGTGGGCCGCGTGGATGAAGCAGGCCGTGCTCGCCGGTGCGCTCGAAGCGCCGGGCTTCGCGCGTGGCGGGCCGGCGCGTCGCCGCCAGTACCTGCAGGTGAAGTGGATTCCGCAGGGCTGGCAGTGGGTCGATCCCGAGAAGGAATTCAAGGCGATGTTGCTGGCCATCCGCGCGGGCCTGATGAGCCGTTCGGAAGCGATCTCGGCCAACGGCTACGACGCCGAAGACGTCGACCGCGAGATCGCCGCCGACAACCAGCGCGCCGACGACCTCGGCCTGATCTTGGATTCCGACCCTCGCTACACATCGAAGGATGGCGGCAGCGCGGAACCCAACCGCAACGCCGTCGCGCCCGACGCCACCGGCGGCGACTCCATCGCCTGA
- a CDS encoding S49 family peptidase, translating into MTVLPHLAARLFGVPLAIHRPKLDVILSVLGARIGLADLAAPVGYTPAARAPAPVSGKVAVIPIYGTLVRRTSGLEAESGLASYTGIAAQLDAALASPEVAAILLDIDSPGGESGGVFDLADRIRAASQAKPVWAVANDMAFSAAYALASAATRVFVARTGGVGSIGVIAMHVDQSVKDAKDGVRYTAVFAGERKNDLNPHEPISDEAHAVLKAEVDRVYDLFVETVARHRGLDADAVRATEAGLFFGSNAVAAGLADAVGGFDDALTQLTQSLYPLPTQVAPASQAGFLRTHQMESSMNDRTNPAAADRPLADPAGSPSQSATTTAMTVADAVEIAQTCTLAGRTDLIAGFLEANDSPAKVRSQLLAAQAEASPEITSRIAPDAARPAASNPLIDAAKQIAAQSTKKEF; encoded by the coding sequence ATGACCGTGCTGCCTCATCTGGCGGCGCGCCTGTTCGGCGTGCCGCTGGCGATCCATCGCCCGAAACTCGACGTCATCCTCTCCGTGCTCGGCGCACGCATCGGCCTCGCCGATCTCGCCGCGCCTGTGGGCTACACGCCAGCGGCGCGCGCGCCGGCGCCGGTCAGCGGCAAGGTCGCTGTCATCCCGATCTACGGCACGCTGGTGCGCCGCACCTCGGGCCTCGAAGCCGAATCGGGTCTCGCCAGCTACACCGGCATCGCGGCGCAACTGGACGCCGCTCTGGCCAGCCCCGAGGTCGCTGCGATCTTGCTCGACATCGATTCACCGGGCGGCGAGTCGGGCGGCGTGTTCGATCTGGCCGACCGCATCCGCGCGGCGTCGCAAGCGAAGCCCGTCTGGGCCGTGGCCAACGACATGGCGTTCTCGGCGGCCTACGCGCTGGCGTCCGCCGCCACCCGCGTGTTCGTCGCGCGCACCGGCGGCGTCGGTTCGATTGGCGTCATCGCCATGCACGTCGATCAGTCCGTCAAGGACGCCAAAGACGGCGTTCGCTACACCGCCGTGTTCGCGGGCGAGCGCAAGAACGACCTCAACCCGCACGAGCCGATCTCCGACGAGGCCCACGCCGTCCTCAAGGCCGAGGTGGATCGCGTCTATGACCTGTTCGTCGAGACGGTCGCGCGCCATCGCGGCCTCGACGCGGACGCCGTTCGCGCCACCGAAGCGGGCCTGTTCTTCGGCTCGAACGCCGTCGCCGCCGGTCTGGCCGATGCCGTCGGCGGCTTCGACGACGCGCTCACACAACTCACGCAATCGCTTTACCCGCTCCCGACACAGGTGGCTCCGGCCAGCCAAGCGGGCTTTCTTCGCACCCACCAGATGGAGTCTTCCATGAATGATCGAACCAACCCCGCTGCTGCTGATCGGCCTCTTGCTGATCCTGCTGGCAGTCCTTCTCAATCGGCCACCACCACGGCAATGACCGTGGCCGACGCCGTCGAAATCGCTCAGACCTGCACCTTGGCCGGGCGCACCGACCTGATCGCGGGCTTCCTCGAAGCCAACGACTCGCCCGCGAAAGTGCGCAGCCAACTGCTCGCGGCGCAGGCCGAAGCCAGTCCCGAAATCACCAGCCGCATCGCGCCCGATGCCGCGCGCCCTGCGGCCAGCAATCCCCTGATCGACGCCGCCAAGCAGATCGCGGCGCAGTCCACCAAGAAGGAGTTCTGA
- a CDS encoding head decoration protein: protein MSVLAEPLNLGDLLKYEAPNLYSRDRVSVASGQNLPLGTVVGIVTATGKYKQIDPSAEDGTQVAAGVLLQACDATLIDRDDGLVVARHAIVAHHALAWPDAITNAEKLAAIAQLKALGVLVRQGA, encoded by the coding sequence ATGTCCGTTCTCGCCGAACCGCTGAACCTGGGCGACCTGCTCAAGTACGAGGCGCCCAACCTCTACTCGCGCGACCGCGTCTCGGTCGCTTCCGGCCAGAACCTGCCGCTGGGCACAGTCGTCGGCATCGTCACTGCCACTGGCAAGTACAAGCAGATCGACCCGTCCGCCGAGGACGGCACGCAGGTCGCCGCAGGCGTGCTGCTGCAAGCCTGCGATGCCACCTTGATCGACCGCGATGACGGCCTCGTCGTCGCGCGCCACGCCATCGTCGCCCACCACGCACTCGCCTGGCCCGACGCCATCACCAACGCCGAAAAACTCGCCGCCATCGCGCAACTGAAGGCGCTGGGCGTGCTCGTCCGCCAAGGAGCCTGA